Part of the Haloarchaeobius litoreus genome is shown below.
GCGTTCCGGGCGGGCCGACGGGACAGCTACGACGACGTGACTGCACTGGCCGACATCGACCAGCCCTGCGGACTGGTGAGCAACAACCACCACACGACGGTCGAGTTCGTGCTCGACCGGTTCGCCTTCGGCGAGCAGTTCGAGACGTACTACGGGCGGCCGATGACCATCGAGAGCCTGTCGCTGAAGAAGCCGAACACGCACTACCTCGACCGGGCGCTCTCGGACCTCGGCGGGGGGTCGGCGCTGTACGTCGGCGACAGCGAGAGCGACGTGGTGGCCGCCGAGCGCGCCGGGATGGACTCGGTGTTCGTCCGGCGCGAGCACAGCCGGGACGTCGCCCTGTCGATGGAGCCGACCTACGAGGTGGAGACGCTGCACGCGGTGCGGGACATCGCGAACGACGCAGCGTGACCGCACCGACCGGCACGGAAACTGTCTGAATCCATACCAAAACGGATTCCAGCAAGGCTGTTTACAAAAGAGAATTTCCGGGAAACCCTACAAGTTCCCCTCCCGTACGTCTAGCTGTAATGGCGACGGACAGATCTGTCGTGCGGCGGTACTACCTGTTCCGCGCGACGAACGCGGCCGGCTTCTACCTCCCCATCAGCGTCCTCTACCTGCTGGACCAGGGGTTCGGCCTCGGGTTCGTCGCGCTGGTGCAGGCGACGTTCTCCCTCGCGATGCTGGCCGCCGAGATCCCCTCGGGGTACCTCGGCGACCGAATCGGCCGGCGGGCCAGTCTGGCCGTCGGCAACCTGCTCCGGGCGGCGGGGATGGCGGGCTACGCGTTCGTCGAGACGCCCGTGGGCTTCGTGGCGATGCAGGTCGTCTGGGCGACGGGCTGGGCGTTCCGCTCGGGGACGGGCGACGCCTGGCTCTACGAGCTGCTCGCCCGCACCTGCGACGACGACGGGTTCGCCCGCATCAAGGGACGCGGGAGCACCGTGTTGCTCCTCACGTCGGCGGTGACGGCCATCGCCGGCGGGCTGCTCTACGGCGTCGCCCACGAGCTGCCGTTCCTGCTCAGCGCGACGCTCGCCGTCGCCGGCGTCCCCGTGCTGTACACGTTCCCGTCGGTCCGGGTCGAGGACGACGACGCCGACGTGTTCACCGTTCGGGAGGCGGTCCGGATGCTCCGCGTGCAGGCGAGTCGCGAAAGCGTCCGCTGGCTCGTCGCCTACGTCGGGCTGTTCTACGGCCTGTTCGGGCTCGCCCGGATGGTCGAGCAGCCGGCGCTGGACGCGCTCGGCGTCCCGGCCGCTGGTCTCGGTGTCGTCTTCGCGGCGTTCAAGCTCGTCTCCGCGGGGGCGGCCTCGACGGCGGGCTGGTTCGAGGAGCGACTCGGCGCGCGCGGTGTCTTCGGCCTGCTCGTCCCGGTGTTCGCCGTGGCGTTCGTCATCGGGGCGTTCTTTCCCGTGTTCCTCGTCCCGACGTTCTTCCTGTACCGGAGCGTCCGGTCGGTCGTCCAGCCCGTCCAGAACCAGTACCTGAACGACCGGCTGGCGGACGTGGGTCGGGCGACGGTGCTCTCGGGCGTCTCGATGGTGCTGTCGCTGTCGAGCGGGCTGATGAAGCTCGCGACGGGCGGCATCGCGGAGCAGCTCGGGCCGCTCGCGTTCCTCCCCAGAGCAGGTGCGGTCGTCGTCGTCGTCGCCTGCCTGCTCTGGTTCCTCACGCGGCCCGTACGGAGCGGCGCAGGCACGGCCGCGGTTCCGGGCGGAGGGGCAGCAGCCTCTGACTGAGAGAAGAGCGCGGCGGCCGTTCAGCCCGACCGGTACCGCAGGCCGAACTCCCGGGCGAGCACGTCGTGCCACGCGTCCGGATCGACCGCCTGCTCGTACTCTTCGCCACCCTCCTCGCGGACGAAGGTGTCGCGTTTCAGCTTCGCGTGGCCCGTCGCGGTGGCGATGGTCACGATGGGATCGCCGGTGAACGGCGACTCCGGCGCGCTCTGGAGGTAATCACAGGTCGCCTCGAAGTAGGAGAGGTCGCGGGGCTCGTCGGTGAACAGGTAGCGGTCCTGCCAGTCGTCGTCGCCCGGCGTGCGGTACTGGGTGAGGTGGGTCTCGTCGGGCCGGTCGCTCTCGACGACGCGCCAGTCCACGCCCACGGGGCCGGTCACGACCTCGCCGTCGACGGGGAGCGGTCGGCGCATCGTCGGGGTGCCAATCCCCACGTCGACGAGGTAGCGCCGGTCGAACTCGACGACGTTCGTGTGGTGGTTAGCGGGCGGTCTGCCGGTGCCGTCGTCGCCGACGACACGCGCTGCGACCCGGTCGGTGGCGACGCCGAGTTCGTCGAGCAGCCAGCCGAACAGTCCGTTCAGCTCGAAGCAGTAGCCGCCCCGCTCGCGCTCGACCACCTTCTCGAACAGGTGCGGGAGCTCGAGTACGACGTCCGCACCGTCGTCCGCGTCGTCGAAGGGGTCGCCGACGATGGCGAGGTTCTCGAACGGCACTGCCCCG
Proteins encoded:
- a CDS encoding MFS transporter; amino-acid sequence: MATDRSVVRRYYLFRATNAAGFYLPISVLYLLDQGFGLGFVALVQATFSLAMLAAEIPSGYLGDRIGRRASLAVGNLLRAAGMAGYAFVETPVGFVAMQVVWATGWAFRSGTGDAWLYELLARTCDDDGFARIKGRGSTVLLLTSAVTAIAGGLLYGVAHELPFLLSATLAVAGVPVLYTFPSVRVEDDDADVFTVREAVRMLRVQASRESVRWLVAYVGLFYGLFGLARMVEQPALDALGVPAAGLGVVFAAFKLVSAGAASTAGWFEERLGARGVFGLLVPVFAVAFVIGAFFPVFLVPTFFLYRSVRSVVQPVQNQYLNDRLADVGRATVLSGVSMVLSLSSGLMKLATGGIAEQLGPLAFLPRAGAVVVVVACLLWFLTRPVRSGAGTAAVPGGGAAASD
- a CDS encoding arylamine N-acetyltransferase family protein; amino-acid sequence: MDPDRYLERVGVDPASVTVGAVDLDTVARLQHAHVGAVPFENLAIVGDPFDDADDGADVVLELPHLFEKVVERERGGYCFELNGLFGWLLDELGVATDRVAARVVGDDGTGRPPANHHTNVVEFDRRYLVDVGIGTPTMRRPLPVDGEVVTGPVGVDWRVVESDRPDETHLTQYRTPGDDDWQDRYLFTDEPRDLSYFEATCDYLQSAPESPFTGDPIVTIATATGHAKLKRDTFVREEGGEEYEQAVDPDAWHDVLAREFGLRYRSG
- a CDS encoding HAD family hydrolase, whose protein sequence is MTYDAILFDNDGVLVDPPAHADQVAAIRDAFDELGIESADEEHLSALTAGVTPDLLADLERTYGVDREALWDARERHDERSQFEAFRAGRRDSYDDVTALADIDQPCGLVSNNHHTTVEFVLDRFAFGEQFETYYGRPMTIESLSLKKPNTHYLDRALSDLGGGSALYVGDSESDVVAAERAGMDSVFVRREHSRDVALSMEPTYEVETLHAVRDIANDAA